Genomic DNA from Streptomyces sp. GS7:
TACTCGTAGACGTGCGTGGTCCCGAAGCGGGTTTCCACGTCCCGCTCCGCGCGCGGAGCGGGACCGAGTGCGTAGACCGCGTCGCAGGCGCTGAAGTACTGGTCGCGCAGGGTCTCGTTCACATAGCGGCCGACGTCGGCCGGGCCGCGCTCGCGGGTCATCGTCTCGGGCACGCGTGACACCTCCGGGGAGATTCCGTCTTTGTGATACGACCGTACCATGATGGTGGTACCGGCGTATCATGAAGACGTGCGGGTATCGCCGGGCCGACGGGCCGACTGGCCGGAAGAACAAGGGTGGAGACGCGGCTGATGCCGAAGCGTGTGGACCATGAGGAACGACGTACCGAGATCGCCGAGGCGCTCGTCCGGGTCGCCGGGCGACGCGGGCTGCACGGTGTCGGGATGCGCGACGTGGCCGCCGAGGCGGGCGTCTCCCTCCGGCTGGTGCAGTACTACTTCCAAACCAAGGAGAAGCTGCTCCTGTACGGACTGGAGCATCTGGCCGCCGGGTTCGGAGCCCGCACCGCCGCCCGGGTCCGGGCCGCCGGGGACGATCCCGGCCCGCGTGCGGTGATCGAGGCGCTGCTGCTGGAGTCGCTGCCCACCGACGAGGAGAGCCGGACCTTCCACCTCGTCTACACCTCGTACGCGGTGCTGTCCGTCACGGACGAGGCGCTCGCCGCCCAGCCCTTCATCGCGAACCCCGATGCCGCCGAGGACGCCCTGGCCGGCCTCCTCCGGCAGGCGCAGGAGGCCCGGCTCATCGCGTCCGACATCGACACGCGTACGGAGGCGATCGGCCTGCTCGCCCTCTCGGCCGGGTTGGGCACCGGCATCCTGGTCGGCCAGCGCAGCCCGGAGTCCGCGGTCGCGGTGCTGCGGCACCATCTGGACCGGATTTTCCGCGACGGCGATATTCGGTCAGATGCCGTC
This window encodes:
- a CDS encoding TetR/AcrR family transcriptional regulator, with the translated sequence MPKRVDHEERRTEIAEALVRVAGRRGLHGVGMRDVAAEAGVSLRLVQYYFQTKEKLLLYGLEHLAAGFGARTAARVRAAGDDPGPRAVIEALLLESLPTDEESRTFHLVYTSYAVLSVTDEALAAQPFIANPDAAEDALAGLLRQAQEARLIASDIDTRTEAIGLLALSAGLGTGILVGQRSPESAVAVLRHHLDRIFRDGDIRSDAVAEGGTG